Proteins found in one Sphingobacteriales bacterium genomic segment:
- a CDS encoding sulfite exporter TauE/SafE family protein, producing the protein MADYSSYLILAIAAFAGSALTFFSGFGLGTLLLPVFTLFFPAEIAIAVTAIVHFLNNIFKLFLVGKAIDTGVLRRFGITAVVGSFAGAWLLGKLSFVPPIYSYHWGDAVFRSLF; encoded by the coding sequence AGCAGCGTTTGCGGGTTCAGCTCTTACGTTTTTTTCGGGGTTTGGCTTGGGTACGCTGCTATTGCCTGTTTTTACACTGTTTTTTCCTGCCGAAATTGCCATCGCCGTCACTGCAATTGTGCATTTTCTCAACAATATTTTCAAACTCTTTCTCGTTGGCAAAGCCATTGATACAGGAGTGTTGCGCCGTTTTGGGATAACGGCAGTGGTGGGTTCTTTTGCAGGGGCTTGGTTGCTGGGCAAATTGTCGTTTGTGCCGCCGATTTATAGCTACCACTGGGGCGATGCCGTTTTTCGGTCACTCTTTTAA
- a CDS encoding TSUP family transporter, translating into MVVAAVLLFFVWWEMLPNTPQFNARYLPAGGLLSGFFGGLSGMQGALRSAFLMQLQLSKETFIATGVAIACCIDMARLLSYSGWVFDNHHHIPYMYLFTARIAAFGGAYCGNHYLKKMSLHLLQPLEAVLLILFSLLLAIGVL; encoded by the coding sequence TTGGTAGTGGCGGCGGTGCTGCTGTTTTTTGTATGGTGGGAAATGTTGCCCAATACGCCGCAGTTCAATGCTCGCTACTTACCCGCAGGCGGTTTGTTGAGTGGTTTTTTCGGCGGCTTATCGGGTATGCAGGGGGCTTTGCGCAGTGCTTTTCTGATGCAATTACAACTTTCCAAAGAAACTTTTATTGCCACCGGAGTAGCCATTGCCTGCTGTATTGATATGGCTCGCCTCCTTTCGTACAGCGGTTGGGTATTCGACAATCATCATCATATACCTTATATGTATTTGTTCACGGCGCGTATAGCAGCATTTGGCGGTGCTTATTGTGGAAATCACTATTTAAAAAAGATGAGCCTTCATCTATTGCAACCGCTTGAGGCAGTATTGTTGATACTTTTTTCGCTGCTTTTGGCAATAGGGGTTTTATAA
- a CDS encoding helix-turn-helix domain-containing protein: MSFPKIIQIKELKSLQRRSIPLIAKRINILIVLKKHEHTGISKREVSDLTGINHNTVLKWRNIYAKEGLDAFLKHGRIGFKPSIIKDNEREQLEKLLTNPSNGIVGYTELLNWVNTELHKDMKYITLVKYVQRNFNTKIKVARKSHVKKEEKAVEAFKKTSIKSV; this comes from the coding sequence ATGTCTTTTCCTAAAATTATTCAAATCAAAGAACTTAAATCTTTACAAAGGCGTAGTATTCCACTTATTGCAAAAAGAATAAATATTCTTATTGTGTTAAAAAAGCATGAGCATACCGGAATTTCAAAAAGAGAAGTTTCTGATTTAACAGGAATAAATCATAACACCGTATTAAAATGGAGAAATATCTATGCAAAAGAAGGCTTAGATGCGTTTTTAAAGCATGGAAGAATTGGTTTTAAACCTTCCATTATAAAGGACAATGAACGAGAGCAATTAGAAAAATTATTGACCAACCCCAGCAATGGAATTGTAGGTTATACAGAACTACTAAACTGGGTAAATACTGAATTACACAAAGATATGAAGTATATTACTTTGGTAAAATATGTACAACGAAACTTTAATACCAAAATAAAAGTTGCCCGAAAAAGTCATGTCAAAAAAGAAGAAAAGGCAGTGGAGGCTTTTAAAAAAACTTCCATCAAAAGTGTATAA